DNA sequence from the Acanthochromis polyacanthus isolate Apoly-LR-REF ecotype Palm Island chromosome 5, KAUST_Apoly_ChrSc, whole genome shotgun sequence genome:
aatcatgaaaaagtaattggaaagggaaaataataaacattacatgactcaaaaaaatgcacattttttttcttttattgcaaATTAGGAATTACAGTGAATGATAAAATGAATGGTACGGTAAAATACATGAATTTGTTGCCATCAGTGATAAAAGCCATGCATATTATTCTACGATTAACAATTTTTGGGACTACAGTGAGAAAATAACAGGGGATATGTTGGCTTATTACAGTACAAGCCATTACAGTACAATTGTATATTTTACAACATTATATAAAAATAGTAAATCAGGGTAGAACAACCCTTAATAATTCTACCACAAATTCCCATAATAATAGAAAAGGTCAGCTTAGAAAGTATAGCCGGGTCCTACTTGCTTTATctaaatacacatacacacaagccAGGATTATACAAAAGTAAGAAAAGGGTATGAACTTTCCTCCAAATAGAACAAAAATCATTCTCTCATACTCACACTGCACTGGGCACTTTCAAACTTTTCCTGAGCTCCTAAACTCTCCACAAATTGGGGCAAATAATCTCTGCTAGCCAGATTGCAGCCCTTAAAATTGGAGTTACAATTTCTTGCAAAATGGTGGGAACGGATGACAATGAAATGCACTCTCTCAATCAAGTTCCTTTCTGTCCTACATACAAATCATCAAATGCTCAGAACTGTTATTTGTGCAGTCCCATTTGATGAAACTAGTTAGGCATTCTTTAAAACTGACATTCATCTAAATCACTGCATGATTTGCACTTAGAGCTGTCTGTTCTCCTTTACACAtgctgtgtctttttatttgccGCAATGCTGTTGCAGCCCTTTCTCTCGGTGCCCTTTCTTGTCTTGACTTTCATCACTTTCCTTCTTCTTGCCATCATTACCTCTCtgtcttttcaaaaaaatccactCACTTATAAAATTTATCTTTGGTTTCCGTTCTTTTCTAAAGAGGCATTTCATAACCACCACTTTACACCTTTCCCCACCACTGCTTATTCCAATTCTGTAGGAACTGTCATCTTTTATTCCTATCTTCCATCCTGTCTCTTCCCCCACCTCTCTCATTTCCTGGTGTTGACTAGTCTCTCTATCAGGGCTCTTCGTGTCCTCTGCACCTCCTCTCCCAGCCTTTCAATCTCTGCTTTCAAACGCTCATTCTGCTCTGTCAGCTCCTGCACCTTTCTCTCGTTCTCCTGCTCTCTTTCTTTGCGACTCTTTTTGGTAGACGAGTAGGATGAACGCTGTGTGGAGGAGGCGAAAGAGGACAAGGCACTGGTGGCCCTCTCGCTGGTGGTCCTCTTGCGTTTTCCCAGGCGGGAGGACGGGTAGGCGGATGGAGAAGAGACGGGTGAAGAGGGAGAAGAACAATTTTGAGATGGTGATTGGGAGGCTGAGGAGGAGCAAGATGGAGAATCTGGGACACAGGGCAGTTCCTCCTCACTGGCTGAGGGAGATGCAGGATGGACATTATTAGCCTGATGGTGTTGATGGTGGTGGTAATAATAGCTACCGCTGATCACTGCTCCGCTCGTATCCACCATTCCCACTCCTCCTTCGCTCAGCAACTCGAAGAACTCCGGAGGCAGCAAGTCACTGCCACCTCCTGCCGAACTGTCTCCATTTCTACCACTCTCAGCCTCCACCTGCCGCTCTTCTGCAACAGCTGGACtcatgcaggaggaggaggaggaggatgatgatgatgaggtgtGATGCAGAGGCTGGGTGCTGTGGATCTCCTCCGTTGCCCTCTGGACACTCTCGCCCCATGTCTGGCTTCCGTCAGTCAGCCATGTCAGAGAACAactctccagaacatccaggaACTCCGGCTCCTTCTACGAGGACAAAATGAAAACGTCAAAACGTGCAACGCATCGTATAAATCATTACACATCATTTAGtatgtgaattatttttttcataaaaagtaaaaaaaaaaaaaagcaaagaagaaaCACTAAACGTACAATAACTGAAAGACTC
Encoded proteins:
- the ddit3 gene encoding DNA damage-inducible transcript 3 protein, yielding MTAEWLHLPPPYPPGVGPLYGAELEAWYEDLQDILGSDTGGAKLARAPTCTEKEPEFLDVLESCSLTWLTDGSQTWGESVQRATEEIHSTQPLHHTSSSSSSSSSSCMSPAVAEERQVEAESGRNGDSSAGGGSDLLPPEFFELLSEGGVGMVDTSGAVISGSYYYHHHQHHQANNVHPASPSASEEELPCVPDSPSCSSSASQSPSQNCSSPSSPVSSPSAYPSSRLGKRKRTTSERATSALSSFASSTQRSSYSSTKKSRKEREQENERKVQELTEQNERLKAEIERLGEEVQRTRRALIERLVNTRK